A portion of the Mesobacillus jeotgali genome contains these proteins:
- a CDS encoding WecB/TagA/CpsF family glycosyltransferase yields MRKNIVDILDIPFMNVKFNEMVNETVQRIKTTTKTFIVTANPEIVMYAKRNDLYKMSLMVADFIVPDGYGILLGSKILKSPLQERVTGFDLTIKLLELAAENGWSIFLLGGTEETNEKAANNILHKYPGITLAGRHHGFFDDSEEEIIEKVKSSKPDIVLVAMGFPKQEQWISSHLRLFEKGIFIGVGGTIDVLAGTVKRAPLFWRKSNLEWLYRLIKQPSRWKRMLFLPLFVLYVIKSRFKK; encoded by the coding sequence ATGAGAAAAAATATAGTAGACATTCTAGATATTCCATTCATGAATGTTAAATTTAATGAAATGGTCAATGAGACTGTACAAAGAATAAAGACAACTACCAAGACTTTTATTGTTACTGCCAATCCAGAGATTGTTATGTACGCAAAGCGAAATGATTTATATAAGATGAGCCTTATGGTTGCTGATTTTATTGTCCCTGATGGATATGGAATTTTGCTTGGTTCAAAAATCCTGAAATCCCCCTTGCAGGAGAGGGTAACAGGTTTTGATCTGACAATAAAATTATTGGAATTAGCTGCTGAGAATGGGTGGTCTATATTTCTTCTTGGCGGAACAGAAGAAACGAACGAGAAAGCTGCAAATAATATACTGCATAAATACCCTGGGATAACATTAGCTGGAAGGCATCATGGTTTTTTTGATGATAGTGAAGAAGAAATAATTGAAAAAGTTAAATCTTCTAAACCGGATATCGTTCTAGTTGCGATGGGCTTTCCTAAACAAGAACAATGGATCTCAAGCCACCTAAGGTTATTTGAAAAAGGAATTTTTATTGGGGTTGGAGGGACGATTGATGTTCTCGCTGGAACAGTTAAACGGGCACCTCTCTTTTGGAGAAAAAGCAATCTTGAATGGCTTTATAGACTAATTAAGCAACCATCTAGGTGGAAAAGGATGTTGTTTCTCCCCTTATTTGTTCTATACGTTATTAAATCCCGGTTCAAGAAATAG
- a CDS encoding glycosyltransferase family 4 protein codes for MFYLTLILCFICSILITPIVKKLAFRLGATDAPNKRKVHVKVMPRMGGLAIYLTFLIGVFIMNPDSPYHFAIITGSVIIILTGILDDIFNLSAKVKLINQVAAALVVVLWGGIDVDFINLPFEGKLEFGVLSVPITILWIVGVTNAINLIDGLDGLAAGVSSIALISISAMAIVMGDIYVMTIGFILLVSTLGFLFYNFHPAKIFMGDTGALFLGYMIAVLSLLGFKNVTFISFIVPVIILGVPMTDTIFAIIRRLVNKTPLAAPDKSHLHHRLLDHGFTHRQTVILIYAISAMFGLTGFIFSFTTMWGSLLILLIIFLAIELIVESVGLVDKNYKPLLNIVRGIKFEKNR; via the coding sequence ATGTTTTATTTGACCTTAATATTATGTTTTATATGCTCTATTCTTATAACACCGATTGTAAAAAAGTTGGCGTTCCGGTTAGGGGCTACAGATGCTCCAAATAAGAGGAAAGTGCATGTAAAGGTAATGCCTAGAATGGGCGGCCTTGCCATTTATCTAACTTTTTTAATTGGTGTCTTTATAATGAATCCGGATAGTCCGTACCACTTTGCGATTATAACTGGAAGTGTGATTATCATCCTTACGGGTATCCTGGATGATATCTTTAACTTATCCGCCAAAGTAAAGCTAATTAATCAAGTTGCTGCTGCTCTGGTTGTAGTACTTTGGGGTGGGATCGACGTTGATTTTATTAACCTCCCTTTTGAAGGAAAGCTTGAATTTGGTGTCCTAAGTGTTCCCATTACCATTCTATGGATTGTTGGGGTAACAAATGCAATAAATTTGATTGATGGTCTAGATGGATTGGCTGCCGGTGTTTCTTCAATTGCTTTAATATCTATTTCAGCAATGGCGATTGTTATGGGAGACATCTATGTTATGACTATTGGATTTATTCTCCTAGTCAGTACATTGGGGTTCCTGTTTTATAACTTCCATCCTGCCAAAATTTTCATGGGTGATACAGGGGCGTTATTTCTTGGTTATATGATTGCAGTACTTTCATTACTGGGATTTAAAAATGTAACTTTTATTTCCTTCATCGTTCCGGTCATTATTCTTGGTGTTCCAATGACAGACACTATTTTCGCTATAATTCGCCGGTTAGTGAATAAAACTCCTTTAGCAGCACCGGATAAATCCCATTTGCATCATCGTCTGCTGGATCATGGTTTTACTCATCGTCAAACGGTTATATTGATATATGCAATCAGTGCAATGTTTGGTTTAACAGGGTTTATCTTTTCCTTTACAACGATGTGGGGTTCATTGTTAATTCTTTTAATCATTTTCTTGGCAATCGAGTTGATCGTAGAGAGTGTTGGTTTAGTTGATAAAAATTACAAACCACTCCTTAATATAGTTAGAGGAATTAAATTTGAAAAGAATAGATAA
- a CDS encoding LCP family protein produces the protein MTALRSSNNLNKKRLRKKRVFRWIIMPLLLISLSFVAYGTFLYNKAESVMGDSYNPIDRAGKRAVNPFDENFSVLFIGVDDSNKRQFEGSSRTDALMLATFNQDNKSVKLLSIPRDSYVHIPEENIYTKINHAHAYGGVELTLETVEELLDVPVDYYVKMNFDAFIDVIDALNGIEVEVPYTFTEQDSHDKAGAITLTEGLQTLDGEEALALARTRKLDNDIERGKRQQEIIKAIMKKAVSVKSVTSYSDVMEAVGDNMTTDLRFDDMKSFIEYATAGSNLNTETMTLTGTDARIDGVYYYQLDDIALTETKAKLKTHLNLGTDLNNQSSESGYTVSPSN, from the coding sequence ATGACTGCACTAAGGAGCAGTAACAATTTAAATAAAAAACGATTAAGAAAAAAAAGAGTTTTTCGATGGATTATAATGCCACTTTTACTTATATCCCTAAGTTTCGTCGCTTACGGCACATTCCTATATAATAAAGCAGAATCTGTAATGGGTGATTCATATAATCCAATTGATCGGGCTGGTAAAAGAGCAGTAAATCCATTCGATGAAAACTTTTCAGTCTTATTTATCGGGGTGGATGACAGTAATAAGCGGCAGTTTGAAGGCAGTTCTCGTACAGATGCTTTAATGTTGGCAACCTTTAACCAAGATAATAAATCAGTAAAATTACTTAGTATTCCTCGTGATTCTTATGTTCATATCCCTGAAGAGAATATTTACACAAAGATTAATCATGCACATGCCTATGGCGGTGTTGAATTAACACTGGAAACCGTAGAAGAATTATTAGATGTTCCTGTTGATTATTATGTGAAAATGAACTTCGATGCATTTATTGACGTAATTGATGCTTTAAACGGAATTGAAGTAGAGGTGCCTTATACTTTTACAGAACAGGACTCACATGATAAGGCCGGAGCAATCACGCTTACTGAAGGACTGCAAACCCTTGATGGCGAGGAAGCTCTTGCCTTGGCTCGGACACGAAAACTCGATAATGATATCGAACGTGGAAAACGACAACAAGAAATTATTAAAGCAATTATGAAAAAGGCTGTATCTGTAAAATCGGTTACCAGTTATTCTGATGTAATGGAAGCAGTTGGTGACAATATGACAACAGACCTAAGGTTTGATGATATGAAGTCATTCATAGAATATGCAACTGCAGGCAGTAACCTCAATACAGAAACAATGACCCTAACTGGAACTGACGCCAGAATAGATGGCGTTTATTATTACCAGCTTGATGATATAGCATTAACTGAAACTAAGGCAAAGCTTAAAACACACCTGAACCTCGGCACAGATTTAAATAACCAGTCTAGCGAATCAGGTTATACCGTTTCCCCTTCTAATTAG
- a CDS encoding YigZ family protein, whose amino-acid sequence MLPNYYTVKGYGEHEIEIQKSRFIAHIDRAETEEEAQQFIHKIKKKNWNANHNCSAFMIGENDLIQKANDDGEPSGTAGVPILEVLKKKHLKDTVVVITRYFGGIKLGAGGLIRAYGKATSEGLKETGIVERKLMRIMHTTIEYTLLGKVENELRSSTYQLKEIHYLDKVEIETYVEEAQAEAFKVWMVEMTSGQGEIRTGEVVYLEYDT is encoded by the coding sequence TTGCTTCCAAATTACTATACGGTAAAAGGATATGGAGAACACGAAATCGAGATTCAGAAATCCCGATTCATAGCACATATAGATAGAGCAGAAACAGAGGAAGAAGCCCAGCAATTCATCCATAAAATCAAAAAGAAAAACTGGAATGCGAACCATAATTGTTCGGCTTTCATGATTGGTGAGAATGACCTAATCCAGAAGGCTAATGATGATGGGGAACCAAGCGGGACCGCGGGTGTACCGATTTTAGAAGTTTTAAAGAAGAAACACCTTAAGGATACTGTCGTAGTGATAACCCGCTACTTCGGGGGAATCAAACTCGGTGCAGGAGGCTTAATACGCGCTTATGGAAAGGCCACTTCCGAGGGGCTTAAAGAGACTGGCATTGTGGAACGCAAGCTCATGAGAATCATGCACACGACTATCGAATACACTTTACTTGGAAAAGTAGAAAACGAACTCAGGTCCTCTACTTATCAATTGAAGGAAATTCACTACCTTGATAAAGTTGAAATTGAGACTTACGTAGAAGAGGCTCAAGCAGAAGCTTTTAAAGTATGGATGGTTGAGATGACAAGTGGACAGGGAGAAATCCGGACTGGTGAAGTTGTATATTTGGAGTACGACACTTGA
- a CDS encoding CDP-glycerol glycerophosphotransferase family protein: MIREFSISVYLILFKLIFSFFKLFPLKNKVTFVVSFGDNAKYVLDELKKGNSTSDIVCLYTKPSVKSIFEGYSDIGLIPFESKDILKTILSIYHLATSKYIIIDNYYGFLAATEFKPGVECVQLWHAAGAVKKFALEDQSNASRSQRANERFLKVYRKFDKVVVGSDAMAAVFMKAFGIPSKNILRTGIPRTDFFFDKNKKKQVIEKLESDNPDLKSKKVLLYAPTYRDGELEASDIKLDLARMQKELGDDYIVLLRLHPAIRKTFSYNDKFPGFVYDYSGPDYDVNELLLVTDILISDYSSIPYEFALLNKPMIFYAYDLEEYTKSRGLWENYSSMVPGPMVKETADIIKVIKKNQFDLDLVRDFSKKWNKYSNGNSSLNLVNYISSPAEENLQKRETAVQ, encoded by the coding sequence ATGATTAGGGAATTTTCCATCTCAGTATACCTGATTCTTTTTAAATTGATATTTAGTTTTTTTAAGTTATTTCCATTAAAGAATAAAGTAACCTTTGTGGTTAGCTTTGGGGATAATGCAAAGTATGTTTTAGATGAGTTAAAGAAGGGGAATTCAACATCTGATATAGTGTGCTTATACACCAAGCCTTCTGTAAAATCAATATTTGAAGGCTATAGTGACATTGGATTGATCCCATTTGAATCAAAAGATATTTTGAAGACAATCTTATCAATCTATCATTTAGCAACCTCGAAATATATTATTATAGATAATTACTATGGCTTTCTGGCAGCAACCGAATTTAAACCAGGTGTTGAATGTGTGCAATTATGGCATGCAGCTGGAGCGGTAAAGAAGTTTGCACTGGAAGACCAATCAAATGCTTCAAGGAGCCAGAGAGCGAATGAGCGATTCTTAAAAGTATATAGGAAATTTGATAAGGTCGTTGTTGGCTCGGATGCTATGGCGGCTGTTTTTATGAAAGCATTTGGTATTCCTTCAAAAAACATTCTTAGAACAGGCATCCCGAGAACAGACTTTTTCTTTGATAAAAATAAGAAAAAGCAAGTAATTGAAAAGCTCGAATCAGATAACCCGGATTTAAAATCAAAAAAGGTCCTTCTCTATGCTCCAACCTATCGGGATGGGGAACTAGAAGCGTCGGATATTAAATTGGATCTTGCAAGAATGCAAAAAGAGCTGGGTGATGATTATATTGTGCTTTTAAGGCTCCATCCAGCAATTAGAAAGACTTTTTCTTATAATGATAAGTTTCCCGGTTTTGTATATGATTATTCAGGACCAGACTATGATGTTAACGAATTACTTCTCGTGACAGATATTCTTATTTCAGACTATTCGTCAATTCCTTATGAATTTGCATTACTCAATAAACCGATGATTTTCTATGCTTACGATTTAGAAGAATACACAAAAAGCAGAGGTTTGTGGGAGAATTATTCCTCCATGGTTCCAGGTCCTATGGTGAAAGAAACTGCTGACATCATTAAGGTCATTAAAAAGAACCAATTTGACCTGGACTTAGTGAGAGATTTTTCAAAGAAGTGGAACAAGTATTCAAATGGGAATTCCAGCTTAAATTTAGTAAATTATATCAGCAGTCCAGCGGAAGAAAATTTGCAAAAACGAGAAACTGCTGTACAATAA
- a CDS encoding ABC transporter permease translates to MKSLFTVLKEQISSIYLIGRLSLFELKSSNNNNYLGMLWELINPTIQLAIYWFVFGFGIRGGEDVNGIPFVYWLLSGMSVWFFVNQSLLEGSKSIYTRINFISKMSFPMSVIPTYVIVSKFYSHLMLVGLITIVLQFTGFIISPYFIQLPYFMFGTLMLLVAISLITSTLSTIVRDVQMIVTSIVRMLLYLTPLLWVPTGFIKKLMMVNPFYFLVEGYRASLLGTSWYMFENLELTLYFWGLILLLLIIGSVLHVKFRNHFVDYM, encoded by the coding sequence ATGAAGTCGTTGTTTACAGTATTAAAAGAACAAATATCTAGTATCTATTTAATTGGTCGGCTCTCTCTCTTTGAGTTGAAGAGTTCAAATAACAATAATTATTTAGGGATGCTCTGGGAATTGATCAATCCAACAATCCAACTTGCCATTTACTGGTTTGTTTTTGGTTTTGGAATTCGCGGAGGGGAAGACGTTAACGGAATTCCTTTTGTCTACTGGCTGCTTTCTGGTATGTCTGTCTGGTTTTTTGTTAACCAGTCTTTGTTGGAGGGATCCAAGTCCATTTATACAAGGATTAACTTTATATCTAAAATGAGTTTTCCAATGAGTGTAATTCCAACATATGTAATAGTATCGAAATTTTATTCTCATCTTATGTTAGTAGGGTTAATTACTATTGTATTGCAATTTACAGGGTTTATTATTTCGCCATACTTTATCCAATTGCCATACTTCATGTTTGGTACATTGATGTTACTGGTGGCCATTTCATTAATTACATCCACTTTATCAACAATTGTTCGAGATGTTCAAATGATTGTAACTTCAATTGTAAGGATGCTGTTATATTTGACGCCGTTATTATGGGTGCCAACTGGTTTTATTAAGAAATTAATGATGGTTAATCCATTTTATTTCCTGGTTGAAGGATATAGAGCCTCTTTGCTGGGTACATCATGGTATATGTTTGAAAATTTAGAGCTGACATTATATTTTTGGGGACTAATTCTTCTCCTTTTAATTATCGGATCAGTTCTACACGTTAAATTCCGGAATCATTTTGTTGACTATATGTAA